The window TCCACCCAATCCAGCGAATCGATGGCGAGGTCCTGGGCTCGGACGTCATGCCCACCGTTCCGGAGAACTGCGGCCGGCGAGGCCACGTGAAGCGGCTGATGGCCCATCTCGTAGGTGGAAATTAAGAGTGCTCTCACCCACATAGCCTATCGCCCTATGTGGGCTTCATGACTGAAGCCATATCCTTCACCGGTTCGCGGGGAACCGAACTCGTCGGGATCTTCTATCGCCCTGATCGTGACGTCAGGGCTGGCATGGTCATGGCCCACTGTTTTACGTGTTCCAAGGACCTTTCTGACTCGAGTCGGATCGCGGCCCATCCGACCCGGCGGTGGTGGCTAAACTTCTGATCGACTGGTTCGATAGGACACTGTGATGGGATTCGATTTCGTCGAGGAGCAAATTCGACTGGCCCAAGAACGCGGTGATTTCGATAACCTCCCTGGCACCGGCCGACCGATCGAAAGCCTCGACCGCCAGTACGACCCGGACTGGTGGGCACGGGATTTCATGAAACGGCTGGCAGCCGAGGATACCGAGCGGAGTCGGTCGGCCGGATTGGAGCGCAAGCTGGCCGGAGTCTGGGGATTGACCACCGAAACCAGCGTCCGGACCACCGTTGCCAACCTGAACGCCGAGGCCGGACCCGACATGTTTGATGCCGATGAGGTAGTCACGAGGTGGCGTAGGTTCCGGGCTTCGATCGGGCCCCGATGAGGTCTCGACCATGACGCGCATCACGTTCACAGGCCTTTAACGTGCACATCGCCTGCCTCTGTGGTGAAACGAACGCGCTTGCGGGTGAACGGCGCGACGAATCCATCCACCTCACCTGTGAGACTTGTGGGCACAGATGGACGAGGGATCTGTCCGCTCGTTGTGATCGGTGTGGAGGCGCCGATCTGCAGGCCGTGCCTCTCGCCATTGTCGAAAAAGGCCGGGGAACCCAATTGTCGGTTGTAGGAGTGCGATCCATCAACCTCTGTTCGACGTGTGATGCCGGGCAATTGCGTCAGTATCATGACAATCGACCGAATCCATTGATGCCGCCCGAACTCCCCACCGTCGGACCAGACGAAGGGTTGACATGACCGAATCACAACCCAATTGGCTGCTCATCATCAACCGGGTTGTCGGTACGGCCCTTTGGGTACCCGCCCTCGTGTTCTATGGCGTCTCAGGCCTGGTTGCTCCGATCCTGGGAGTGGTCGTCATGTGGGTGATCGGGGCGGTTT is drawn from Acidimicrobiia bacterium and contains these coding sequences:
- a CDS encoding DUF1992 domain-containing protein; amino-acid sequence: MGFDFVEEQIRLAQERGDFDNLPGTGRPIESLDRQYDPDWWARDFMKRLAAEDTERSRSAGLERKLAGVWGLTTETSVRTTVANLNAEAGPDMFDADEVVTRWRRFRASIGPR